Proteins encoded together in one Bacillus kexueae window:
- a CDS encoding nuclease-related domain-containing protein, giving the protein MILKERKKPIKLLALEALFRRIPQDHIKKECIESELIKRKAGYKGERNLDFHLSYCDLDDALILNDVRLIIKNSPFQVDTIIIFPHFILLIESKYYMGTLTFDDHFKQMRRIIGDDEEAYLHPVLQVQRHSMLFRQWLLLKNIPIPTVEFVVVMSNPSVVLKSGETELSRNIIRIDSLYHFINDLKRNNSTATISKVMRGKMANLILQNHAEHHPDILNQFQIQPRDIICGVQCPHCKFIPMQRKRKKWYCTRCHEYSTNAHYEAINDYFLLFKNYITNQEGRDFLKVDSRYVVKRLLRSLNLEERGETSGRKYYWKRSL; this is encoded by the coding sequence TTGATTTTGAAAGAAAGGAAAAAACCGATCAAACTTCTTGCGCTAGAGGCTCTTTTCCGAAGAATCCCGCAAGACCACATCAAAAAAGAGTGTATTGAGAGTGAACTAATTAAAAGAAAAGCGGGGTATAAAGGTGAACGGAATTTAGATTTTCATTTATCTTATTGTGACCTAGATGATGCGTTGATACTAAACGATGTAAGATTGATCATAAAGAACTCCCCTTTTCAGGTTGATACAATAATTATTTTCCCACACTTTATCCTCTTAATTGAATCGAAGTACTATATGGGCACCCTCACCTTTGATGATCATTTCAAACAAATGAGAAGAATTATAGGAGATGACGAAGAGGCCTATTTGCATCCAGTTTTGCAAGTGCAACGACATTCTATGTTGTTTCGTCAATGGTTATTATTAAAGAATATCCCCATTCCTACTGTTGAATTTGTTGTGGTCATGAGTAATCCAAGCGTTGTTCTAAAGTCGGGTGAGACAGAGTTAAGCCGAAACATTATTCGCATTGACTCTCTTTATCATTTTATCAATGACTTAAAAAGGAATAATTCAACAGCTACTATATCAAAGGTCATGAGAGGAAAAATGGCTAACCTAATTCTTCAAAATCATGCTGAACATCATCCAGATATTTTAAATCAATTTCAAATACAACCGAGAGACATCATCTGCGGAGTTCAGTGCCCTCATTGTAAGTTTATCCCTATGCAAAGAAAACGAAAAAAATGGTATTGCACACGATGTCATGAGTATTCTACCAACGCACATTATGAGGCAATTAACGATTATTTTTTACTTTTTAAAAACTATATAACCAATCAAGAGGGGAGAGATTTCCTTAAAGTAGATTCTCGTTATGTAGTCAAACGACTGTTAAGATCTTTGAATCTTGAGGAAAGAGGAGAGACGAGTGGTAGGAAGTATTACTGGAAGAGGAGTTTATGA